The genomic DNA ACCGGTGCTGGCACCGAAATAACCGATCCCTAGGTTCCTGGTCCGCGGTTCCGCTTCCAACCAGCCTTTGGCCGTCAACAGCCGATCAGCCAGCAGGTTGACATCAAACACTTTGCGTCGATCGTCTGCTTCTTCATCGGTTAAGAGATCCAGCAGCAACGTGGAAAGTCCGTTTTGCTGTAAACGGCGGGCGACGAAATTATTGCGCGGACTCAATCGTCCGCTCCCGCTGCCGTGCGCAAAGACGACGACACCTCGCGGTTCGGCCGGAAGTCCGAGTATGCCCTCCAGGGTAATGTGCCCTTTTGTAATTCTGACGGTGTGCTCGTGCAAGGATGTCATGGTCGTCCCCGCTTCTTGGCGGGACTGCAGGGAGCCGGACGGCTGAGTTCAGACGGCAATTTGGTCTGGTCATCGACG from Nitrospira sp. includes the following:
- a CDS encoding Protein-L-isoaspartate O-methyltransferase; this translates as MTSLHEHTVRITKGHITLEGILGLPAEPRGVVVFAHGSGSGRLSPRNNFVARRLQQNGLSTLLLDLLTDEEADDRRKVFDVNLLADRLLTAKGWLEAEPRTRNLGIGYFGASTGAGAALQAAAREPSNIKAVVSRGGRPDLAEPYLPSVTAPTLLIVGGHDEPVIEMNQSAYDLLTCEKKLVIVPGATHLFEEPGTLEQVAEQAGRWFVQYLS